The Geomonas agri genome contains the following window.
CAGTGTGCCGCTCACCCCGAGCTTTGCGCCGATCTCGCGCAAGGTGGGGGGGTAGCCGTAGGCCTCTACGTGCCGGGAAATAATCTCCAGCACCTCCTGTTGTCGTGGCGTCAGTTGCTCCATCTCAAGAACCTCCTGGTTACCTGATGGCAACCTTACCATCTGGTAACCATAGGCTGTCAACTGCAAAATGGCTTGTTGTGTGGCTCCTTGAGTATTAGTAATTTCCAATTATAGTGGAGCGTTGTTCCTGGATAGGCAGCGCCAGCACAACTCAAACGGAGGCAGCCATGGCCAGCGGAATAGGGCAGGCAAAGGGGGAAACGAGTTTGGGGCAGGGGGAGAATGCCGGAGCAGGGGCGGGAGGGGGTAGCGGTCGGAGCGGTCCGGGCGGCGCAACGATACAGGTGCGTCATCGATGGTGGAGGCTCCTATTGGGTCTTCTTGCGGCGTGGCTACTCGTGCAGCGGCCCCCGTTCTGCATAGCCGCGGAGGAGCCGGAATACCATACCCCCCTGGCCGGCGAGGCAAAACAGGTCACCTTCATGGGACAGCAGGCGAGCATACCGGCCGTTGACCGCACCAGGATGACCTCCATCACCGTGGGGGGCTCGCTGCTAGCACCGGCACAGGGGCAGAGTCCGGCCATTCCAGTGGCCGCCCTGTACCACCGGCGCATCACCGACCGCAGCTACCGGCGGGCTATGGTGGCGGTTTTCGTTAACGAGCTCGACTATCTGCGCGACGTCGGGGGATGGGACCTGGTGGCCCAGTTCGACAACGACACGCTCCCGGTGGCGGGACGGGAACTCCGTGACGACAAGGAGATCCGCGGCACCGCGCTCTACCACGGGGTGCTGCTTGGCTCGTTCGGCGTTGGCTGGCGCAAGCCGGTCTACCCCTTCCAAGTCGACAATGACCTCAGAGTGCAACTGGTGGGACGAGGAGGGTACTTTTACGCCCACCGGGAAAGTGACACCGCACCCGGTCTCTGGATCCCTCCCAACACGTCGCTCCTTGGCGCCCGGTTGCGTTGCCGCTACGACGGGCTGCGCCGCAACCTACTGGAACTGCCGCACCACGGGCTAGCTGCCGGGTTCGACATCGACCACCTGCACCGGGACAGGTGGCAAGGGGAGGGAGGACCGGGCGACCGGGGCAATCGCGATTACACCCAGGTGGAGGGGCACCTGGTCGGAGCGGCCGGGGTGCCGGGGCTCTCTGAGCGCAACAGGCTCCTGTTCAGCCTCTACGGCGGCATGACAGCGCAGGGTAGGGGGGATCGCTTCAACGCCTTCCGCTTGGACGGCGCACCTTTCCCGAGCGAGCAGTACGACCTTGCCTGGCCGCACTACAGCGGCGTGATCTACGACCGGGTGCTGGCGCGCGGCTATGTGACGGCCAGCGCCGGCTACCGTCGCGAACTTGCTTTTTTCCTCTACCTGAGCACGCTCGGCTCCTACATCTGGGCGGATCGCGCCACTGCGGTGGGGAACGACCGGGTCGCCTTCGACCGGATGCAGGGCGCCGCCGTCACGGTCGCCGTAGACAGCGCTTTTGTCTGGAATTCCTCGCTCTACCTTGCCTGGAGTTGGGAATCAGGGGCGATGCGCAACGGTCGTTCAGGTAACGGCGTCACGTTGATCTGGAACAAGCTTTTCTAAGGGATGACTTGCAATCAAGGGGAAATGGCCGTAATGTGGCACCGCTTTCTCTCACGAGGGGAGGCTGTCCAGGTGAACCTTGGTCACCAGGTCCTTGTTGACATTCAGGCCGACCACGGGAATCCGGTTCTCGCGCGCGGACATGAAGATGTCGCGGTACAGGCGCCAGTCGTAGGACCCCAGCTCCTGGCGAAAATGGGCTGGAAAGCACGTAGTTCGGTTGCGCGTCGTGCACCTCCCTGGTTAGGACCAGGTCTGCCGTCCCGGTTTTGGCGAGCACCTGCTGCAGCGTGACGTACTGACCGAGGCAAACATCACAACTTTGATCGCTTCTTGCCTTGCGGGCAGGAGCAACATAGCGCCGATGCGGCGTCGGTAGGAGGTGCCTGTGCGGGTGGTTTCGGTGCGGTTATTCCTTTTTTTCATGTTGCTTGTCACGGCGTCACCTTGCCGCGCCGCGGCGCCGGTGTCTCAGGTGGTGGTGAGCCAGGAACTGGCGGTTACCCTCGATCCTCCCCGCCATGAAATCTCCGGCGAAAGCCGCATTGTCTTCGCTCCCGGCAGTAGCAGCGTCCGGCTCCGGCTCGCGAGCCAGGCGCGGGTCGAGCGGGTGCGTTGCGGCGGCCGCGACCTTCCCTATACCTTCCGCTCCGGGGCCATCGACCTGGAGCTCCCGCTGGGGGAGAGCAGCGTGGTGGTGTCCTACCGGGCCAGCTTCAACGACCAAGTGTCCCGGCACCCCGCTGCGGGCGAGGATCCAAGCTACGGCGTCAACGCCGCCATCGGCAGCGAGGGGACCTTCCTCGGGGGGGGAGCCGATTGGTACCCAGTGCCGGAGCAGGTTCCCGCCAGCCGCAAGGTCACCATCTCGGCGCCGGCTGGCATGGAAGCCATCACCTTCGGGGCACGACTGGCCAGGGAAACTTCCGGGGGCGTCACCCGGTCGGTGTGGCAGGAGACCAGGCCGGTGGGGGCGGTGTCCCTGTGCGCCGGCCCGTACCTGGTGCAGGAGCGCAAGGCGGCTGGTATCACGCTCTACAGCTACTTCTACCGGGACAACGCCGAACTTGCGCCGCGCTACCTGGAGGCGGCTGCGAAATATCTCACCCTGTACCAGGAACTGTTCGGCCCCTATCCGTTCGAGAAGTTCGCGGTGGTGGAGAACTTCTTCCCGACCGGCTACGGGTTCCCGTCCTTCACCCTGCTTGGCGGCTCGGTGATCAGGCTTCCCTTCATCGTCGACACCAGTCTTCCGCACGAGATCGCCCATTCCTGGTGGGGCAACGGAATTGACGTGGAACTCGCAGAGGGAAACTGGTGCGAGGGGCTGGTTACCTACCTGGCCGACTACCTTTTGAAGGAACGTCGCTCGCAGTCTGAGGCGGCCGAATACCGCAAGCAGCTCCTCATCGATTACGCCTCCCTGGTCACCCCGGACAACGATTTCCCGCTCACCGCCTTCGTGAGCCGCAACGATCCCGCGTCCCGGGCCATCGGCTACGGCAAGGCCGCCATGGTGTTCCACATGATCCGGTCCCGGATCGGCGACAAGGCCTTCTTCGGGGCGTTGCGCGAGCTGGCGCGGCAGCGCATGTACCGCTCCGCCTCCTGGAGCGACCTGCTGCGCGTCTTCACGGAGGCCTCCGGCAGGGACCTGCCCCAGATCAGGCCGCTTATCGAGCGCCCCGGGGGCGCGCGGCTCGCCCTGAAGGG
Protein-coding sequences here:
- a CDS encoding porin, with the protein product MGLLAAWLLVQRPPFCIAAEEPEYHTPLAGEAKQVTFMGQQASIPAVDRTRMTSITVGGSLLAPAQGQSPAIPVAALYHRRITDRSYRRAMVAVFVNELDYLRDVGGWDLVAQFDNDTLPVAGRELRDDKEIRGTALYHGVLLGSFGVGWRKPVYPFQVDNDLRVQLVGRGGYFYAHRESDTAPGLWIPPNTSLLGARLRCRYDGLRRNLLELPHHGLAAGFDIDHLHRDRWQGEGGPGDRGNRDYTQVEGHLVGAAGVPGLSERNRLLFSLYGGMTAQGRGDRFNAFRLDGAPFPSEQYDLAWPHYSGVIYDRVLARGYVTASAGYRRELAFFLYLSTLGSYIWADRATAVGNDRVAFDRMQGAAVTVAVDSAFVWNSSLYLAWSWESGAMRNGRSGNGVTLIWNKLF
- a CDS encoding M1 family metallopeptidase gives rise to the protein MRLFLFFMLLVTASPCRAAAPVSQVVVSQELAVTLDPPRHEISGESRIVFAPGSSSVRLRLASQARVERVRCGGRDLPYTFRSGAIDLELPLGESSVVVSYRASFNDQVSRHPAAGEDPSYGVNAAIGSEGTFLGGGADWYPVPEQVPASRKVTISAPAGMEAITFGARLARETSGGVTRSVWQETRPVGAVSLCAGPYLVQERKAAGITLYSYFYRDNAELAPRYLEAAAKYLTLYQELFGPYPFEKFAVVENFFPTGYGFPSFTLLGGSVIRLPFIVDTSLPHEIAHSWWGNGIDVELAEGNWCEGLVTYLADYLLKERRSQSEAAEYRKQLLIDYASLVTPDNDFPLTAFVSRNDPASRAIGYGKAAMVFHMIRSRIGDKAFFGALRELARQRMYRSASWSDLLRVFTEASGRDLPQIRPLIERPGGARLALKGTRSRQEGAGWQVTGTLAQTPPYFAQEVPLRLESTAGALARLVPVPAKGATSFDLAAPGQPQRLLLDPDAEVFRVLSPGEIPATVNSIKGSGNLVGVTTRNCRTDLVGFRTFLASLSQGKAAVVDEAELKPAQVAGHDLIFCGRPRDLALLPTGAEAVTPAGAGEEDALTLTVLQRMAPGKGVVALFEPGSPAAAVQYGPKVTHYGKYGFLLFSGGANRRKATAPPADGEAVVRFPQQAP